The candidate division TA06 bacterium genome segment GCGGGGCCTGCGACCAGGGGGCCTGCCTGGTGGAGGCCGGACAGCTTTTAGGCGTGCAGAAAATGGTGGGCGGCACCATTGGCAAGCTGGGCGTGATGTACGTGGTGGAACTGCGGATCATGGACGTCAAGACCGGGGAGATAGACCAGGCCTTTTCCCGCAAGTACTCAGGGGACGTGTCCAATCTTTTGGACGCCATGCGCGAGGCGGCCGTGGTGTTCTCGGGCGGCACGGCGGTCCCGGCTTCTCAGACCGTTACCCCCAGCCAGACCGGCCAACCGCAGAAGAGAAGAAAATAGCTTAAGGAATGAACTCAACCCCCAACTCCTTCTCTTTGCTTCGATAAACACTTAGGCATAACTCAGTGCATCGCTCAGCACAAGTTCCAGAGAAGGGGAGTAAGGGGATGAGTTCCCAAATATATCAATCATCTATGTCCAAACTAAAATTCATATTAGGGGTTCACAACCACCAGTAGTTGAAAACACGAAGCAGGATAAACATGGAGAAAAACAATAAAAACGGCGCGGATTTTAAGAACACCATTGATCTCATTGTAAAAAAGATCCGGCCCCAAAAAATAATCCTTTTCGGCTCCAGGGCTGACCGCAAGAACAAGGAATGGAGCGATTATGACATTTGCCTGCTTAAAGCCGGAGTTGTCAATAAGCGGAAAATGGCCCAAGATATATACAAAATGCTATGAGGCTGTAATATCGCCATGGATATAATTGTGGAAACTCCCGAGAATTATTTGAAGCTCAAAAACAACCGTTTTATGATCTACAGCGAGATCGCGAAAAACGGGAAAGTGGTTTATGAAAAATAGCGACCTGGCCAAAGAATGGCTTAAAAGAGCTCAAAGCAATCTGGCGAAAGCCGGTGTGTTAGAAATGACAGATTAACTCAACCCCCAACCCCTTCTCTTTAAAAGAGAAGGGGAGTAAGGGGATGAGTTCCCAAATAAAATCAATAATCTATGCCCAAACTAAAATTCATATTCGGGGTTCACAACCACCAGCCGGTGGGCAATTTCGACTTTGTGTTTGAGGATGCCTACCAGAAGGCCTACAAGCCTTTCCTGGATGTCGTGGCCGGCTATCCCTGGTTCAGGTTCACCCTGCACAACAGCGGCTGCCTGTGGGAGTGGCTGGAACAGCATCACCCGGAATACCTGGAACAGGTCAACACCATGGTCCGGACCGGGCAGGTCGAGCTTTTGGGTGGGGGATTTTACGAGCCCATCATGCCGGCCATCCCCGACCGCGACAAGCAGGGCCAGCTGAAGATGATGTCGGAGTTCCTGAATAACAAATTCGGCAAAACCCCGTCCGGGGTCTGGCTGGCCGAGCGGGTGTGGGAGCCGGGGCTGGCCTCGGTCCTGGCCGGCGCCGGGATAAAGTACACGGTGCTGGACGACTATCATTTCAAATGCTCCGGCAAGAACGACCAGGATCTTGACGGCCACTATATCACCGAGGACCAGGGCCAGCCGCTGGCCGTCTTTCCCATCAGCCAGCAGCTCCGCTATCTGATCCCCTTCCACAATGTGGACGAGGTCATCGCCCATCTTAAAACCCTGTACCAGCCGGATCGGGAGACTTTGGCCGTACTGGCCGACGACGGGGAAAAGTTCGGGGTCTGGCCTGGCACCCACGAACTGGCCTATGAAAAGGGCTGGCTGAAAAATTTCCTGGACGCGCTGGAAGCGAACAAGGAGTGGCTGGAACTCTCTACTTTCAGCCAGGCGCTGGAAGCGCTTCCGGCCAGGGGCCGGATCTACCTGCCCACCGCCTCCTACGCCGAGATGGGGGAATGGGCGCTGGATCCGAAAGCCGAGGCGGTCTATTCGGAGCTGACCCAAAGGCTGAAGGGCGAGGGCAGCTATCCCCGTTACAGCCCGTTCGTCAAGGGCGGCACCTGGCGGGATTTTTTGACTAAATACCCCGAATCCAACAACATCTACCGCAAGATGCTCTCGGTCTCGGCCAAGGTTTCTGGCCAGGGTCCCGAGGTCCTGCGGGAACTGTACCGGGGGCAGTGTAACTGCGGATACTGGCACGGAGTGTTCGGCGGCCTGTATCTGCCGCACCTGCGCGAGGCGCTGTACCGGCATCTGATCCGGGCCGAGAATCTGATGGGATCAAACCCTGAAACCTCTGCGCCCTCTCTGGAGGCCAGGGAATTCGATTTTGACGGCGACGGCCAAAACGAAGTGGAACTGTCCAACCGTCATAGCAGGCTTTACCTGTCCCCGGCCGCCGGCGGCAGTCTGGTGGAGTGGGATGCCCGGGAAAAGGAGATAAACCTGTTCGATACCCTGGCCCGCCGACCCGAAAGCTACCACCGGAATATTCCGAAGCCGGGCGATCAAAGCGCATCCCAGGGCAAGAGCATCCACGAGATGGTGGTCTCCAAGGAAGAGGGCCTGCAGAACATCCTGTTCTACGACTCCTTCCGCCGGGTAGGCCTGGTGGACCACCTGCTGGGGCCGGAGACGGACCTGGAATCATTTTACCGCAACTGCCACCGGGAGCAGGAGCCGGGCTTAAACGGTGCATGGGTTCATGAGACAAACAGGGAAGCGGAACGGGCCACGGTGGAACTCACAAAAATAATAAACGATCTGACCGTCGTCAAGAAGATCGTCTTCGGGACCGGGCCGTCATTCAGGATAGAATACAGCTGGATGAACTGCGGTCTTAAGGAAATGGAGATCTGGCCGGGGATAGAGTTCAACTTCGGCCTGCTGTCTTCGGGTTTCGGGCGGCACTGCCGGAGCGCCAGCCAGATACTGTCCACCGAAGCCCTCAATGTCCGGGCCCAGGATCAGGATATTTCCCAGCTCTCGGTGATTGACGGATACCGCAACCTTTCCGTCGACTTTGACCTGGACCAGGCCTGGGATCTCTGGCGTTTTCCGGTGGAGACCGTCTCCCAGTCGGAATCTGGGCTGGAGCGGAACTACCAGTGCTCGTGTTTTTTATGGAATAAAAGGATAAAACTTTTGCCGGACCGGCCGCAAACATTAATTTTCACACTGGAACATAAGGCAATTTGATGCAGGAAAGATCTTTCACCATCGTCAACCGTTTGGGAATGCACGCCCGGCCCTCGGCCCTGTTCGTCAAGACAGCCGGGAAATTCAAATCCAAGGTCTGGGCCCGCAAGGACGAGACCGAGGTCAACGGCAAGAGCATCATGGGGGTGATGATGCTGGCGGCCGAGCCCGGTTCCACCCTTACCGTCCGGGCCGAGGGCGAGGACGAAGCCCTGGTGCTGGAGGCTCTGGGCAAGCTGATAGCCGATAAATTCAACGAGGATTAAAAAAGTGAACGCCGAATTCAGGATCAGCGGCCTGCCGGCCTCTCCGGGCATAGCCATCGGCCGGGCCTTCGTCTACCGCAAGGCGGCCGTCACGGCCGTCAAATACCGGGTCAGCGACACCGGGCGGGAGCTGGAGAAATTCAAGGCCGGACTGATCCGGGCCAAGGCCGAATTCTCCGAACTGAAACAGCAGATCGTGCTGCGGATGGGGGAGGAGGCGGCCGCCATCTGGGACGCCCAGCTTTTAATGCTGGACGATCCCGAGACCTTCGAAGGCACGGCCCGCCGGATCAAGGAACAGCGGCAGGACGCCGCCTCGTCGTTCAAGGAAGTGATGGAGGAGGTGGCCCAGGGCATGCAGAACTCCAGCAACGCTTACCTCAAGGAAAGGTCGGCCGACATCCGGGACATGATCTGGCGGGTGATCAAACACATCGAGGCCCAAAGCACCCTGCCGATGCAGGAGCTGCCGAAGGACGCCATAGTGCTGGCCCACGAGCTTTCTCCGGCCGACACCGCTTTGATGACCCATAAAAAAATACTGGGCTTCATCACCGAGTCCGGGGGAAAGACCTCCCATACCGCCATCGTGGCCCGCAGCCTGGAGATCCCGGCGGTGGTGGGCGCTCCGGACCTGATGCTGAAGGCCGCATCCGGCCTGCCGGTGATACTGGACGGAGCACGGGGGTTGGCCATATTCAATCCCGGCCCCCAAACCCTGGAACTTTACCGCGAGGAACAGAAGGTTTTCTTAAAGCACCTGGCCAACCTCAAGCGCCTGCGCCGCCAGAAGGCGGTGACCAAGGACGGCCACCAGGTGGAGCTTTCGGCCAACATCGAGATGCCGGAGGAGACCGCCTCGGTGCTTTCCCACGGAGCCAAGGGAGTGGGCCTTTACCGCACCGAATTCCTGTTCCTGACCTCGGACCATCTGCCCACCGAGGAGGAGCAGTACCAGGTCTACCGCCGGGTGGCGGAAAAACTCAGTCCCGATCCCGTGATCTTCCGGACCTTTGACCTGGGCGGCGACAAGCTGGACAACAAGACCGGACCATTAAGCGAGGCCAATCCCTTCATGGGATGGCGGGCCATCAGGTTCTGCCTGGACCGGCCCGAGATATTCAAGCCCCAGCTTAGGGCCATCCTCCGGGCCTCGGCCCACGGCCAGGTCAAGATCATGCTGCCCATGATCTGCTGCCTGTCCGAGGTCATCAGCGCCAAGCAGATGATCGCCGAGGTCAAGGACGAGCTGAAGGCTCAGGGGCACAAGTTCGATCCCGGCTGCCAGCTGGGGATAATGGTGGAGACACCCTCGGCCGCGTTGACCTCGCGCCAGCTGGCCAGGGAGGTGGATTTCTTCAGCATCGGTTCCAACGATCTGACCCAGTACACCCTGGCGGTGGACCGCAGCAACCAGAAAGTGGCCGGGCTGTACGATCCCTTCAACCCGGCGGTGCTGCGCCTGATCCGGGAGGTCTCGGAACAGGGCCACCGGGCCGGGATCTGGGTGGGGATGTGCGGAGAGATGTGCGCCGATCCGCTGGCCATGCCGCTGCTTTTGGGCCTGGGACTGGACGAGTTCAGCATGAACCCGGCCTCGGTGCCGGAGATAAAAAGGATGATCATGAATTTGAGCGTGGACGAATGCCGCAAGGTGGCGGCCAGGGTGATGGAGGAGCCGGATCCCATGGTCATCCGCCGGCTGTTGTTTGATTTTGTGGTCAATATCCTGCCGGACCTGAAACTGGCCGGGCAGATATGCTCGCTGGAGAGAAACTGAGCGACTAAGAACCAACCGGAACGCTGATAAACGCTGATTATCGTCGATGTACGCTGATATACCAACAACTTTTTATCTGATAACAATGCCAAAACAATATGCAATAGCCACGCAAACCAGTAGTTAGTGGTAAATCTATAATCAGAAACAAAAGATAATGGCAGAACTTTACATATTTAACGACAAGGTTGACAGTGTTTTTCAACTTCTTGGGCAAAAGGAAAACGACATTTCATATAGTGTTGGCTTTACCTTTGCTAATTGCAACCAGTTTTTGCAAAAGTTTCTTCAACGCATAAACATCAAGGCACCCTTCCAGCCTAACAAAATAAAAATACGACTTCAGGCCCACGAAAAAGAAAAAGGCTTTACTGATTTTGAAATAATCCAAGAAAAAGAATTTCATATAATTATAGAAGCAAAGCGTGGTTGGACTTTTCCGACAGAAGGACAACTCGATAAATATGCTTCAAGACCTTCATTTAAATACTCATCTGCGGAAGACAAGCGTATTATTGTTATTAATGAAAGCATCCCTGCATTTACAAAGACGCATTTCATAACAACAAATATTCAATCAATTTCAGTTGAAGTAGTTTCTTGGAAAGACATTCAGCAATTAGCATCTGCGTCAAAATCAATCGGGCGTGATGCTGAAAATAGAATTTTAAAAGAACTAAATACTTACCTTAACAAAATAAGCAGTATGCAAAAAATAGATAGTAATTGGGTTTATGTTGTTTCCCTTGGTAGTGGTATGCCAGAGAGGGGGAACATTTTATGGCAGGATATAGTTAATAAGGATTTAAAATACTTTCATCCTGTTGGCGGAGGAAGAGGCGGTTGGCCAGCGGAACCCCCCAACTACATTGCCTTTCGATACGGCGGCATACTTCAATCAATTCATCACATTGACAAATATGAAGTATTTACGGACCCTTCATTGCATTTTAAAACAATTGCAAAACAAACTTGGGATAAACCTCATTATTTATACCATTTAGGACCTGCAATCAAACCCACACACGAAGTAAAAGCAGGAAAGAAAATGGTTAGGAGTATAAGAGTTTGGGCAATGTTAGATCTACTGCTGACAAGTCAAACAATACAAGAAGCAAGGGACAAGTCGAAAGATAGAGCCCCAGCTACTATACTTCCTTGAATAACAAAACACTCAACATACACAACACAAAATGACAAAAGTTGAATTCCTGGACCTGCCCGCCCAGTACCAAAGCATCAAGCCCGAGATAGACGCCGCCATGGCCGCCGTGGTCTCTACCGGCGGCTTTGTGCTGGGCAAGACCGTGGCCGACCTCGAGCAGTCGGTGGCTAAATTTGCGGGCGCCAAATACGGCATCGGGGTGAACTCCGGCACCGACGCCCTGTACCTTTTGCTAAAAGCCGCCGGGGTCAAGGCCGGGGATGAGGTCATCACCACGCCCTTCACCTTCATCGCCACCGCCGAGGTGGTCTGCTGGCTTGACGCCAAACCGGTGTTCGCCGACATCCGCCCGGACACGTTGAACATCGACCCCAAAAAGATAGAGGCCGCCATCACCCCGCGCACCAAGGCCGTCATCCCGGTCCACCTGTACGGCCAGGCGGCGGAGATGGACCAGATCAAGGCCCTGGCCCAAAAGCACAACCTGAAGATCATCGAGGACTGCGCTCAGAGCCTGGGGGCATCTTACCGCGGCAGGCAGACCGGATCCCTGGGCCACCTGGCCGCCTTCAGTTTTTACCCCACCAAGAACCTGGGCGCCTACGGCGACGGCGGCCTGGTGCTGACCGATGACGAGGCGCTGTATAATGAAGTGAAAATGCTGCGCCAGCACGGCCAGGACAAGAAGTATCACCACGCCAAGCTGGGGATGAACTCCCGGCTGGATGCATTGCAGGCCGCGGTTCTTTTGGTCAAACTGAAACACCTGGACAAATGGAACCAGAGGCGCCGGGAGCTGGCCGCCCGTTATACGTCCGCTTTCACCGGTATCGCCGGCATCACGCCGCCGGTTTCCCTGGACCACAACGTTCACATCTATCACCAGTACACCATCAGGGCCAAGGACCGGGGAGCATTGGAGGAGCGCCTTACCAAGCAGGGCATCCCTTACGCCATTCACTATCCCATCGCGCTGCACCTGCAGCCGGCCTTTGAGTTCCTGGGCCTTAAGGAAGGTTCTCTGCCGGAGGCCGAGTTGGCGGCTAAAGAAGTGCTGTCCCTGCCCATCTATCCCGAGATGAAGGAAGAACAGCAGGATGCGGTGATCGCAGCAGTGAAGGGGCATTAAGTATAAAGGGGAACTAATCAACCACAAAAGGCACAAAGGACACAAAAATGGAAATAAACATTTTGGTCCTGCTGTACGATAGCCTATTTTAATCTTTATATTATTTTTATGGACAGGAAACTTGGAATAAATGTGCATAATTATAGAAATATATTTTGTGTTTTATGTGCTTTCTGTGGCTAATTAAAAAATGAACAAAAAACAAACCGACATATTCCCCCAGGCTGACGTTCCCCAGGCCAACGTCCCCCTGGCCGACCGGATGCGGCCCCGCACCTTGGACGAGGTGGTGGGCCAGGAGCACCTGATCGGGCCGGGCAAGGTGCTTAGGAATCTTATAGAGTCCGGGCAGATCCCCTCGCTTATCTTCTGGGGGCCGCCAGGCTCGGGCAAGACCACTTTGGCCCGGGTGCTGGCCAACACCGTCCAGGCCAACTTCGTGGAGTTCTCGGCGGTGACCTCGGGCATCAAGGAGATCAAGGAGGTCATCAAGGAGGCCGAGCAGAAGCGGGCGGTGCGGGGCGCGCGCACCATCCTCTTCGTGGACGAGATCCACCGCTTCAATAAGGCCCAGCAGGACGCCTTTCTGCCCCACGTGGAAAAGGGCACGGTGGTGCTTATCGGGGCCACCACCGAGAACCCCTCGTTCGAGGTGATCTCGGCCTTGCTGTCCCGTTCCAAAGTGCTGATACTGAAGGGGCTGGAGGCTGCCCACATACTTTCGATATTGCAGAGAGCGATCAACAGCGAACTCGGCCTCAAACCCCTTCAAGTGACCGCTGAGTCCGATGCTCTGGAGTTCATCTCCCAGGCCTGCCAGGGCGACGCCCGCACCGCGCTCAATGCATTGGAGATCGCTGTCTCCATGGCCAAGCCCGATGCTTCCGGGAGGCTGACAGTGACACTGCACCTGGCCGAGGAGGCCATGCAAAAGAAATCCCTGCTCTACGACAAGGCCGGGGAGGAGCACTACAACCTGATCTCGGCCCTGCACAAGTCCCTGCGCGACTCCGACCCCGACGGATCGCTGTACTGGCTGGCCCGGATGCTGGCCTCGGGCGAAGATCCGCTTTACGTGGCCCGGCGGATGATCCGCTTTGCCGCCGAGGACATCGGCCTGGCCGACCCCAATGCCCTGCTGATAGCCAACCAGGCCAAGGACACTTATCACTTCCTGGGCTCCCCCGAGGGCGAGCTGGCTTTGGCCCAGGCCTGCCTTTATTTAGCCCTGGCTCCCAAGAGCAACTCGGTCTACAAGGCCTACGGCGCGGTGCAGCGGGAGATCGAACAAAGCGGGGCCATGCCGGTGCCGCTGGTGATCCGCAACGCGGTCACCAAGCTGATGAAGGAGGTGGGTTACGGGGCCGGTTACCGTTACGCCCACGACGAACCGGACGCCAAGGTGGACCAGCAGCACCTGCCGGACGAGATCAAAAATAAGAAATTCTATTCCCCCTCCGACCGGGGCTGGGAGGGCCGGAAGAAAAAAGAGCGGGAAGGGAATTGAACGATCCCCGATTTTTCCCAAAAACACTTGACTTTGGTGTTTTCTGTTATTATAATGAAGTGTTGAAATTTATCCGAAATCATAAACTTTTGGAGGACTTGATAGAATGAAACTGAAGAATATTCTTATGGCGCTGTGTCTGCTGGCTGTGGCCGCGGTCTCCTTCGCCATGCCGCCGTTTCAGGGCATTCAGGAACCCGAAGCCTTGAAGGTTATGCGTCTGCAGGGAATGGACAGCCCCCTGCGCGGACATGAAAGGGAACTGAGCCTCAAATCCAAATCGGCCAAGATCTCCGGCAGCCGCAGCTACCCAGTGGTGATGGGCTACTTCACCGACCTGGCGGCTACCAACACCCAGGCCGACTTTCAGAACCTGCTGTTCAACACCGGGACTCAGGTCAAATCCGTCAACAACTACTACCGCGACATGTCTTACAACGCCATGAGCTGTTCGGGTGCTGTTGATATCTGGCGCACCAGCAACAATACGGTTTCTTATTATGGCGGCGGGAATTACGGGATGAACGGTGGAACTACCGCCAACACATACGAGTTCATTAAAAAAGTGCTGGCCCATGCCGACTCTTTCGTGGATTTTTCCACCGGTTATGACCAGAACGACGACGGTTATGTGGATGTCCTGTGGGTGGTCCATGCCGGCAAGGGTGCGGAGGAGACAGGCAGCGTCAACAATATTTGGTCACATAGTTTTTACTTGTCAGGTTATGGCAGTGGTGCCACCTATTATACCACCAACGATCCATGGCCGGGTCACGCCGGGCAGTATATGAAGATTGACGATTACATCATCATGCCGGAGCGCACCAATTATGCCGACGGGAATGCAGGTAATACCGAGCAAATAGGCTGCGGAGTATTCTGCCATGAGTTCGGCCATGCCATTGGACTGCCGGATCTCTATGATACCGATGCCTATGGTTATGGTTCCGGCTCCGGCCTGGGCAACTGGTCTTTGATGGCCGGCGGTTCCTGGGGCGGAAACGGCATCACCAACGCTCGGCCGGCGGCGTTGGATGTCTGGGCCCGGCGCTTTCTGGGCTGGGCTAGTCCCGCTCTGGTGACCAACGACAACCTTTACACTGTAAACGGAATCATGGCCACGGCCACGGGCAGCAGCTACAAGCTGGCCAGGCTAGGGTCCGACACTACTAAACAATTCTGGCTGATTGAGAACCGCTACGAACTGGGGATGGGTCCGGTCAGCAGCGTCCGCTGGGATTCCCTGCTTCTGTCCACTTCTCCGGGCGGCCTGGCCATCTACCACATAGACAGCACCTATACCACCACCACCTACCTTTCCAACAACACCGTCAACAATAAGTATACCAGCGGCGGCGTGGCCCGGCCCTATGGCGTGGCCATGGAGGAGACCGACATGACCACTGCCGGGTATTCTTCGGAACTGTGGAACGGCAGCAGCAGCGACGCTGCAGATATTTGGATGTCATCCACCCAGGCCAGCTTCGACAGCAACGGCACTGCCTATCCGGTCACCTACCTCAACGGTACTTCATCGACCACCGGAGGGTCCCACACCATGACCGCTATCCGGGCCATCCCGGCCGGCTCGGCCGCCATGGCTTGCAGCATGTTCGTAGCCGTTCCCACCGGGGTGGAGGGCCAGCCCCAGGCCGGACCGATGCCGGAGGCCTTCGTTCTCGGCAACTCATATCCCAACCCGGCCAAAGGCCAGATTACTTTCAGTTATCAATTACCCAAAGCCGGACGGGCCAGTTTGGAAATATACAATATGCTGGGACAAACTGTACAGAAGTTCGACCTGGGATTTAAGCCCGCCGGAACACACAGCCTGAATTGGAATACATCGCAACAGGTCCAGGGTGTATATTTCTACCGCCTTCAGTCTGGTGATTACAGCAGTACCAAGAAATTGGTGGTGGTGAAATAATTCCCGGGGAGCAATTACCGGACGCAGGCTTCGACAAAGGCTCAATCGAACGATTCCAGCAGATTTTACTGATCGTAAAAAACATTTGAAATTCATTCTTCAACAGATCGTCATCAATAGGCAATATACCAGAAAATAATTTTTTTAAGGGACGCCGGGACAAAATCCCGGCGTCTTTTTATTCTTAAGCCCTAACCTGATGTCATTAAAGCAATAGGGGCGACGGGCAAAGTTGATTTTAACACTTGACAAATATATATTTTTTAGATATACTTACTATCTTTACTGGAAAACCAGCCCTTGAATATATAACAGCTTTGGGGGCTTATAATTAGCTAATTCAGGAGGACCAAAGATATCTATGAAGACCTATGTAGCCAAAAAGGGCGAACTGGATCAAAAATGGTTTCTGGTCGATGCCAGCGGGATCCCGCTGGGGCGGCTGGCATCCAAGGTGGCCCATGTGCTGCGGGGCAAGGGCAAGCCGCAATATACCCCCAATCTGGACTGCGGCGATCACGTGGTGATCGTCAACGCGGCCAAGGTGCGGCTGACCGGCAGCAAACTGCAGAACAAGACGCTTAAGCGCCACAGCGGTTTTCAGGGCGGCCTGCGGACCGACAAGTACCAGGACCTGATGGTTCAGCGGCCGGAGAAGGTGATAGAACTGGCGGTCAAGGGTATGCTGCCCAAGACCACCCTGGCCCGCTCCAATTTCAGCAAACTGCATGTCTACGCCGGGGACGAGCATCCCCACGCCGCCCAGGGCCCCAAGGCAGTGACCCTGTAATCTTTTTACAGTAAAATTCCTCTACCCCATAAAATATTAGGAGGTTCAATGGACCAGGCTGTTTTCAAAGCAACCGGAAGACGCAAACGTTCGGTGGCCCAGGTTAAAATGGTTCCCGGCCAGGGGAAGATCATCATCAACGAGAGGACCTGCGAGGATTACCTTTGCCGGCCCACCTTGGTGATGCAGGTCAAGCGGCCCTTTGAGCTGACCGCTACCGTAGGCAAGTACGACATCACTGCCAAGGTGGACGGCGGAGGCATAGCCGGCCAGGCCGGAGCCCTTACTTTGGGCATCTCCCGGGCCCTGCTGTTGGCCTCCCAGGAAATGCGGCCACCGCTTAAATCCAACGGCCTGCTGACCCGCGATCCCCGGGAAAAAGAGCGCAAGAAATACGGACAGAAAAAGGCCCGCAAGCGCTTCCAGTTCTCCAAGCGTTAATAT includes the following:
- a CDS encoding nucleotidyltransferase domain-containing protein yields the protein MEKNNKNGADFKNTIDLIVKKIRPQKIILFGSRADRKNKEWSDYDICLLKAGVVNKRKMAQDIYKML
- a CDS encoding DUF1926 domain-containing protein, coding for MPKLKFIFGVHNHQPVGNFDFVFEDAYQKAYKPFLDVVAGYPWFRFTLHNSGCLWEWLEQHHPEYLEQVNTMVRTGQVELLGGGFYEPIMPAIPDRDKQGQLKMMSEFLNNKFGKTPSGVWLAERVWEPGLASVLAGAGIKYTVLDDYHFKCSGKNDQDLDGHYITEDQGQPLAVFPISQQLRYLIPFHNVDEVIAHLKTLYQPDRETLAVLADDGEKFGVWPGTHELAYEKGWLKNFLDALEANKEWLELSTFSQALEALPARGRIYLPTASYAEMGEWALDPKAEAVYSELTQRLKGEGSYPRYSPFVKGGTWRDFLTKYPESNNIYRKMLSVSAKVSGQGPEVLRELYRGQCNCGYWHGVFGGLYLPHLREALYRHLIRAENLMGSNPETSAPSLEAREFDFDGDGQNEVELSNRHSRLYLSPAAGGSLVEWDAREKEINLFDTLARRPESYHRNIPKPGDQSASQGKSIHEMVVSKEEGLQNILFYDSFRRVGLVDHLLGPETDLESFYRNCHREQEPGLNGAWVHETNREAERATVELTKIINDLTVVKKIVFGTGPSFRIEYSWMNCGLKEMEIWPGIEFNFGLLSSGFGRHCRSASQILSTEALNVRAQDQDISQLSVIDGYRNLSVDFDLDQAWDLWRFPVETVSQSESGLERNYQCSCFLWNKRIKLLPDRPQTLIFTLEHKAI
- a CDS encoding HPr family phosphocarrier protein, with product MQERSFTIVNRLGMHARPSALFVKTAGKFKSKVWARKDETEVNGKSIMGVMMLAAEPGSTLTVRAEGEDEALVLEALGKLIADKFNED
- the ptsP gene encoding phosphoenolpyruvate--protein phosphotransferase, which encodes MNAEFRISGLPASPGIAIGRAFVYRKAAVTAVKYRVSDTGRELEKFKAGLIRAKAEFSELKQQIVLRMGEEAAAIWDAQLLMLDDPETFEGTARRIKEQRQDAASSFKEVMEEVAQGMQNSSNAYLKERSADIRDMIWRVIKHIEAQSTLPMQELPKDAIVLAHELSPADTALMTHKKILGFITESGGKTSHTAIVARSLEIPAVVGAPDLMLKAASGLPVILDGARGLAIFNPGPQTLELYREEQKVFLKHLANLKRLRRQKAVTKDGHQVELSANIEMPEETASVLSHGAKGVGLYRTEFLFLTSDHLPTEEEQYQVYRRVAEKLSPDPVIFRTFDLGGDKLDNKTGPLSEANPFMGWRAIRFCLDRPEIFKPQLRAILRASAHGQVKIMLPMICCLSEVISAKQMIAEVKDELKAQGHKFDPGCQLGIMVETPSAALTSRQLAREVDFFSIGSNDLTQYTLAVDRSNQKVAGLYDPFNPAVLRLIREVSEQGHRAGIWVGMCGEMCADPLAMPLLLGLGLDEFSMNPASVPEIKRMIMNLSVDECRKVAARVMEEPDPMVIRRLLFDFVVNILPDLKLAGQICSLERN
- a CDS encoding PD-(D/E)XK nuclease family protein, producing MAELYIFNDKVDSVFQLLGQKENDISYSVGFTFANCNQFLQKFLQRINIKAPFQPNKIKIRLQAHEKEKGFTDFEIIQEKEFHIIIEAKRGWTFPTEGQLDKYASRPSFKYSSAEDKRIIVINESIPAFTKTHFITTNIQSISVEVVSWKDIQQLASASKSIGRDAENRILKELNTYLNKISSMQKIDSNWVYVVSLGSGMPERGNILWQDIVNKDLKYFHPVGGGRGGWPAEPPNYIAFRYGGILQSIHHIDKYEVFTDPSLHFKTIAKQTWDKPHYLYHLGPAIKPTHEVKAGKKMVRSIRVWAMLDLLLTSQTIQEARDKSKDRAPATILP
- a CDS encoding DegT/DnrJ/EryC1/StrS family aminotransferase, whose amino-acid sequence is MTKVEFLDLPAQYQSIKPEIDAAMAAVVSTGGFVLGKTVADLEQSVAKFAGAKYGIGVNSGTDALYLLLKAAGVKAGDEVITTPFTFIATAEVVCWLDAKPVFADIRPDTLNIDPKKIEAAITPRTKAVIPVHLYGQAAEMDQIKALAQKHNLKIIEDCAQSLGASYRGRQTGSLGHLAAFSFYPTKNLGAYGDGGLVLTDDEALYNEVKMLRQHGQDKKYHHAKLGMNSRLDALQAAVLLVKLKHLDKWNQRRRELAARYTSAFTGIAGITPPVSLDHNVHIYHQYTIRAKDRGALEERLTKQGIPYAIHYPIALHLQPAFEFLGLKEGSLPEAELAAKEVLSLPIYPEMKEEQQDAVIAAVKGH
- a CDS encoding replication-associated recombination protein A, whose product is MNKKQTDIFPQADVPQANVPLADRMRPRTLDEVVGQEHLIGPGKVLRNLIESGQIPSLIFWGPPGSGKTTLARVLANTVQANFVEFSAVTSGIKEIKEVIKEAEQKRAVRGARTILFVDEIHRFNKAQQDAFLPHVEKGTVVLIGATTENPSFEVISALLSRSKVLILKGLEAAHILSILQRAINSELGLKPLQVTAESDALEFISQACQGDARTALNALEIAVSMAKPDASGRLTVTLHLAEEAMQKKSLLYDKAGEEHYNLISALHKSLRDSDPDGSLYWLARMLASGEDPLYVARRMIRFAAEDIGLADPNALLIANQAKDTYHFLGSPEGELALAQACLYLALAPKSNSVYKAYGAVQREIEQSGAMPVPLVIRNAVTKLMKEVGYGAGYRYAHDEPDAKVDQQHLPDEIKNKKFYSPSDRGWEGRKKKEREGN
- a CDS encoding M6 family metalloprotease domain-containing protein; the protein is MKLKNILMALCLLAVAAVSFAMPPFQGIQEPEALKVMRLQGMDSPLRGHERELSLKSKSAKISGSRSYPVVMGYFTDLAATNTQADFQNLLFNTGTQVKSVNNYYRDMSYNAMSCSGAVDIWRTSNNTVSYYGGGNYGMNGGTTANTYEFIKKVLAHADSFVDFSTGYDQNDDGYVDVLWVVHAGKGAEETGSVNNIWSHSFYLSGYGSGATYYTTNDPWPGHAGQYMKIDDYIIMPERTNYADGNAGNTEQIGCGVFCHEFGHAIGLPDLYDTDAYGYGSGSGLGNWSLMAGGSWGGNGITNARPAALDVWARRFLGWASPALVTNDNLYTVNGIMATATGSSYKLARLGSDTTKQFWLIENRYELGMGPVSSVRWDSLLLSTSPGGLAIYHIDSTYTTTTYLSNNTVNNKYTSGGVARPYGVAMEETDMTTAGYSSELWNGSSSDAADIWMSSTQASFDSNGTAYPVTYLNGTSSTTGGSHTMTAIRAIPAGSAAMACSMFVAVPTGVEGQPQAGPMPEAFVLGNSYPNPAKGQITFSYQLPKAGRASLEIYNMLGQTVQKFDLGFKPAGTHSLNWNTSQQVQGVYFYRLQSGDYSSTKKLVVVK
- the rplM gene encoding 50S ribosomal protein L13, translated to MKTYVAKKGELDQKWFLVDASGIPLGRLASKVAHVLRGKGKPQYTPNLDCGDHVVIVNAAKVRLTGSKLQNKTLKRHSGFQGGLRTDKYQDLMVQRPEKVIELAVKGMLPKTTLARSNFSKLHVYAGDEHPHAAQGPKAVTL